A single Corallococcus silvisoli DNA region contains:
- a CDS encoding rhodanese-like domain-containing protein, which translates to MEPTIICDELFMRLGDEDVLVLDCRDAMDWERFEIHIPGALRMTASEIARDLAMLPDDELIVLCGTTQDCADIRRVCRVLRLRGRNAVCLAGGLHAWVTGGYPTERHSRAPSHAHR; encoded by the coding sequence GTGGAGCCCACCATCATTTGCGATGAGCTGTTCATGCGTCTGGGGGACGAGGATGTGCTCGTCCTGGATTGCCGTGACGCGATGGACTGGGAGCGGTTCGAGATCCACATCCCGGGTGCGCTGCGCATGACGGCCTCGGAGATCGCCCGCGACCTGGCGATGCTGCCGGACGACGAACTCATCGTCCTGTGTGGCACCACCCAGGACTGCGCGGACATCCGCCGCGTCTGTCGCGTGCTGCGCCTGCGGGGGCGCAACGCCGTGTGCCTCGCCGGCGGGCTCCACGCCTGGGTGACGGGGGGCTACCCGACGGAGCGCCACTCCCGCGCTCCCTCCCACGCCCACCGTTGA
- the asd gene encoding aspartate-semialdehyde dehydrogenase, with translation MAKLRAVLIGATGLAGQQFIAALKDHPYIELTGLAASPRSAGKTYADALRASNGMLAWFVPEPLPEAIARMTVLSGDAVQAKDYDIAFSAVEADVARELEPRLARDIPVLSAASAFRYDPDVPLLIPPINAAHAPLINEQRRQRGWKGFIVPIPNCTTSGLAVTLAPLAERFGVKAVLMTSLQAMSGSGRSPGVIGLDILDNVVPYIPKEEHKVEVETKKILGVLNPAGAALTPHDVRVSCTCTRVAVLEGHTESVFVSLGQKATVAEVAQAMREWKGADVAKDLPSSPPRWIEVLDDPFRPQPRLDRDTHGGMATTVGRIREDGVLENGFKYVLVSHNTKMGAAKGAILVAELLRAQGLLG, from the coding sequence ATGGCCAAGCTTCGCGCCGTGCTCATTGGCGCCACCGGACTCGCGGGCCAGCAGTTCATCGCGGCCCTGAAGGACCACCCGTACATCGAACTCACCGGGCTCGCCGCCTCGCCCCGCTCCGCGGGGAAGACGTACGCGGACGCCCTGCGTGCCTCCAACGGCATGCTGGCCTGGTTCGTCCCGGAGCCCCTGCCGGAGGCCATCGCCCGGATGACCGTGCTCAGCGGGGACGCGGTCCAGGCGAAGGACTACGACATCGCCTTCTCCGCCGTGGAGGCGGACGTGGCGCGTGAGCTGGAGCCGCGCCTCGCTCGGGACATCCCGGTGCTCTCCGCCGCGAGCGCCTTCCGCTACGACCCGGACGTGCCGCTGCTCATCCCCCCCATCAACGCCGCCCATGCCCCGCTCATCAACGAGCAGCGCCGGCAGCGCGGATGGAAGGGCTTCATCGTCCCCATCCCCAACTGCACGACCTCGGGCCTCGCGGTGACGCTGGCCCCTCTGGCCGAGCGCTTCGGCGTGAAGGCGGTGTTGATGACCAGCCTCCAGGCCATGTCTGGCTCCGGACGTTCGCCGGGCGTCATCGGCCTGGACATCCTCGACAACGTCGTGCCGTACATCCCCAAGGAGGAGCACAAGGTCGAGGTCGAGACGAAGAAGATCCTCGGGGTGCTCAACCCCGCGGGCGCGGCGCTCACCCCGCATGACGTGCGCGTCTCGTGCACCTGCACCCGGGTGGCCGTGCTGGAGGGCCACACCGAGTCCGTCTTCGTGTCGCTGGGCCAGAAGGCCACCGTGGCGGAGGTCGCCCAGGCGATGCGCGAATGGAAGGGCGCCGACGTGGCGAAGGACCTGCCTTCCTCGCCTCCCCGCTGGATCGAAGTGCTGGACGACCCGTTCCGGCCCCAGCCGCGCCTGGACCGGGACACCCACGGAGGCATGGCCACCACGGTGGGTCGCATCCGCGAGGATGGGGTGCTGGAGAACGGTTTCAAGTACGTGCTTGTCTCCCACAACACGAAGATGGGGGCCGCCAAGGGCGCCATCCTCGTCGCGGAGCTGCTGCGGGCGCAGGGCTTGCTGGGTTGA
- the fdxA gene encoding ferredoxin FdxA → MAYVVAEPCIKCKYTDCVEVCPVNCFYEGANFLVIHPDECIDCGACEPVCPTKAIFPETELPPQWKEFQKLNADFSTSWPNIAEKKAALPEAEEYKEKQGKRAELNPAPGGKK, encoded by the coding sequence ATGGCCTATGTCGTCGCCGAGCCTTGCATCAAGTGCAAGTACACCGACTGTGTCGAGGTGTGCCCGGTCAACTGCTTCTACGAGGGCGCGAACTTCCTCGTGATCCACCCGGACGAGTGCATCGACTGCGGTGCTTGTGAGCCCGTCTGCCCGACCAAGGCGATCTTCCCCGAGACCGAGCTGCCCCCCCAGTGGAAGGAGTTCCAGAAGCTCAACGCGGACTTCTCCACCTCGTGGCCGAACATCGCGGAGAAGAAGGCGGCCCTGCCCGAGGCCGAGGAGTACAAGGAAAAGCAGGGCAAGCGCGCGGAGCTGAACCCGGCTCCTGGCGGGAAGAAGTAG
- a CDS encoding GNAT family N-acetyltransferase, whose protein sequence is MPTPPETSPAPVTVAQIKDEAELMQALAIREVVFIEEQHVPEGIERDAEDALAYHVLAYQGGHAIGTGRLVKLPEPPAGQSGTWGQIGRMAVLQSHRKSRVGSLLLTTLEEEARRRNVSGIMLHAQLYALDFYKKHGYQPVGAVFDEAGIDHLEMHKRL, encoded by the coding sequence ATGCCGACGCCTCCCGAGACCTCCCCGGCACCCGTCACCGTCGCCCAGATCAAGGACGAGGCGGAGCTCATGCAGGCCCTCGCCATCCGCGAGGTGGTGTTCATCGAGGAACAGCATGTCCCCGAGGGCATCGAGCGCGACGCCGAGGACGCGCTCGCGTACCACGTGCTCGCCTACCAGGGGGGCCACGCCATCGGCACTGGCCGCCTGGTGAAGCTGCCGGAGCCGCCCGCGGGCCAGTCCGGGACGTGGGGGCAGATTGGCCGCATGGCGGTGCTCCAGTCGCACCGCAAGTCGCGCGTGGGTTCGCTGCTGCTGACGACGCTGGAAGAGGAAGCGCGCCGCCGCAACGTGAGCGGCATCATGCTGCACGCCCAGCTCTACGCGCTCGACTTCTACAAGAAGCACGGCTACCAGCCGGTGGGCGCCGTGTTCGACGAGGCCGGCATCGACCACCTGGAGATGCACAAGCGGCTGTAG
- the hrpB gene encoding ATP-dependent helicase HrpB — protein sequence MADVALPIDPLLPDIVSTLRSSRSLVLEAPPGAGKTTRVPRALLEAGLGQGREIVVLQPRRLPTRLAAQRVSEEIGERVGETVGYQVRFEDVRGPKTRMSFVTEGVLGRRLLTDPTLRDVGIVVLDEFHERHLSADISLALLRRLQESSRPDLKLVVMSATLEAEPVRAYLGGAPSLRSEGRRFDVSVEYLPAPDERHLDQQVLSALKRLFTQGVDGDVLVFLPGAGEIRRARDTCAEFAERHDADVLPLHGDLSPAEQDRAVRRSSRRKIILSTNVAETSVTIDGVAVVIDSGLARVASHSPWSGLPQLKLGKVSRASAVQRAGRAGRTRAGHCVRLYTQHDFDGRPDQEAPEIRRTDLAETVLSLRASGVRDLGVFPFFEPPPAPALEAAETLLRRLGAVDAQGKVTDVGQRLLRFPVHPRQARVIVEGERRGVGGEAAVLAALMGERDIRREARANLGGGGRASAIVSGPSDLLELLERFREAGRSGFASGRMQSLSLDAGAVQSVERVQKQLRRSVREQGSRPGRPEDVEQALMLSVLAGYPDRVARRRRPRSPDLLMFGGGTTSLSESSVVQDAELMVAVDAEERPGRGAVVRLASAVEAEWLLDLYPEALEEVDTLQWNPDSRRVERLTRLAYGNLVLEETRTPAPPSEEAARVLAEAALAAGPERFAEPEALEQWRTRVELLGKAFPEAGFPAVDATFLRDALASLCVGARSFSDLDGVSLLDALYARLSSEQQRLLANHAPERVTLPGGRGVKVHYEPNKPPWVESRLQDFFGMAQGPSVGAGRVPLVLHLLAPNMRAVQVTTDLAGFWERHYPAIRKELCRKYPRHSWPEDPRHAEPPAPRPPRR from the coding sequence ATGGCGGACGTCGCCCTCCCTATCGATCCCCTGCTGCCCGACATCGTCTCCACGCTCCGGAGTTCGCGGTCGCTCGTGCTGGAGGCACCTCCTGGCGCGGGCAAGACGACCCGCGTGCCCCGCGCGTTGCTGGAGGCGGGCCTGGGCCAGGGACGGGAGATCGTCGTCCTCCAGCCCCGCCGGCTGCCCACCCGGCTCGCCGCGCAGCGCGTGTCCGAGGAGATTGGCGAACGCGTGGGCGAGACCGTCGGCTACCAGGTCCGCTTCGAGGACGTGCGCGGCCCCAAGACGCGCATGTCCTTCGTCACCGAGGGCGTGCTCGGACGACGGCTGCTCACCGACCCCACCCTGCGCGACGTGGGCATCGTCGTGCTCGACGAGTTCCACGAGCGACACCTGTCCGCGGACATCTCGCTCGCGCTGCTGCGACGGCTGCAGGAGTCGTCCCGGCCCGACCTCAAGCTCGTCGTGATGTCCGCGACCCTGGAGGCCGAGCCCGTCCGCGCGTACCTGGGCGGCGCGCCGTCGCTGCGCTCCGAGGGCCGGCGCTTCGACGTCAGCGTCGAATACCTTCCCGCCCCGGACGAGCGGCACCTGGATCAACAGGTGCTCTCCGCGCTCAAGCGCCTGTTCACCCAGGGCGTCGACGGCGATGTGCTCGTGTTCCTTCCGGGCGCTGGGGAGATCCGCCGGGCGCGCGACACCTGCGCGGAGTTCGCCGAGCGCCATGACGCCGACGTGCTCCCGCTTCACGGCGATCTGTCCCCCGCGGAGCAGGACCGCGCCGTGCGCCGCAGCTCGCGCCGGAAGATCATCCTGTCCACCAACGTCGCGGAGACGTCCGTCACCATCGACGGCGTCGCGGTCGTCATCGACAGTGGGCTTGCCCGCGTGGCGTCGCACTCGCCGTGGTCCGGCCTGCCGCAACTCAAGCTGGGCAAGGTGAGCCGCGCCTCCGCCGTGCAGCGCGCCGGCCGCGCGGGCCGCACCCGCGCGGGGCACTGTGTGCGCCTCTACACCCAGCATGACTTCGACGGGCGCCCCGACCAGGAGGCCCCGGAGATCCGCCGCACCGACCTGGCGGAGACGGTGCTCTCCCTGCGCGCCTCGGGCGTGAGGGACCTGGGGGTGTTCCCCTTCTTCGAGCCGCCCCCCGCCCCCGCGCTGGAGGCCGCGGAGACGCTGCTGCGCCGGCTGGGCGCGGTGGATGCACAAGGCAAGGTGACGGACGTGGGGCAGCGGCTCCTGCGCTTCCCCGTCCACCCGCGCCAGGCCCGCGTCATCGTCGAGGGTGAGCGGCGAGGCGTGGGCGGCGAGGCCGCCGTGCTCGCGGCCCTCATGGGCGAGCGGGACATCCGCCGCGAGGCCCGCGCCAACCTGGGCGGCGGGGGACGGGCGTCCGCCATCGTCAGCGGCCCTTCCGATTTGCTGGAGCTCCTGGAGCGATTCCGCGAAGCCGGGCGTTCAGGCTTCGCCTCCGGCCGCATGCAGTCCCTGTCGCTTGATGCCGGGGCGGTGCAGTCCGTGGAGCGCGTGCAGAAACAGCTGCGGCGCTCGGTGCGGGAGCAGGGCTCACGCCCCGGACGACCCGAGGACGTGGAGCAGGCCCTGATGCTCAGCGTGCTCGCGGGCTATCCGGATCGCGTCGCCCGCAGGCGGCGGCCCCGCTCGCCCGACCTGCTGATGTTCGGCGGCGGCACCACCAGCCTGTCCGAATCCAGCGTCGTCCAGGACGCGGAGCTGATGGTCGCCGTGGACGCCGAGGAGCGCCCCGGACGTGGCGCCGTGGTCCGGCTCGCCAGCGCCGTGGAGGCCGAGTGGCTGCTGGACCTCTACCCGGAGGCCCTGGAGGAGGTGGACACGCTCCAGTGGAATCCGGATTCGCGCCGCGTGGAGCGCCTGACCCGACTGGCGTACGGCAACTTGGTGCTGGAGGAGACGCGCACCCCCGCCCCTCCGTCCGAGGAAGCCGCGCGAGTGCTGGCCGAAGCGGCGCTCGCCGCGGGCCCGGAGCGCTTCGCGGAGCCCGAGGCGCTGGAGCAGTGGCGCACCCGCGTGGAGCTGCTGGGAAAGGCCTTCCCCGAGGCGGGCTTTCCCGCCGTGGACGCCACCTTCCTGCGGGATGCGCTGGCGTCCCTTTGCGTGGGCGCGCGCAGCTTCTCCGACCTGGACGGCGTGTCGCTGCTGGACGCGCTCTACGCGCGACTGTCCTCCGAACAGCAGCGCCTGCTGGCGAACCATGCCCCCGAGCGCGTCACCCTGCCCGGCGGGCGCGGCGTGAAGGTGCACTACGAGCCCAACAAGCCCCCCTGGGTGGAGTCACGGCTGCAGGACTTCTTCGGGATGGCCCAGGGGCCCAGCGTGGGCGCGGGCCGCGTACCGCTGGTGCTCCATCTGCTGGCCCCCAACATGCGCGCCGTGCAGGTGACGACGGACCTGGCGGGCTTCTGGGAGCGTCACTACCCGGCGATCCGCAAGGAGCTGTGCCGCAAGTATCCGCGGCATTCGTGGCCCGAGGATCCGCGCCACGCCGAGCCGCCCGCGCCTCGTCCTCCGAGGCGCTGA